The region CAGAGTAGCTGTGGCCTTGAATATCCGTCAAACGGAGCATTGACCGGAAGAGGAGTAAAACTGAAGCACACCAAGGTCAATAAGTTTATCAGTAGTTCTAGTTAACTGGCGCGTGTACCCTCGAAAAATAAATACTTTTACCGTTACCTTaacaaaaacgtcactccaaaatatagcTTGGTAGTATTGTACCTATAGTCGAACCAGTCTATAACGGCCCTTTATAAGGCGGCCACCCCCCAAAAAGCGGCCAGTCCTGATTTTTCGCTCATAAAGACGCTGTATTTGTTATCTGTATTAGGCAGCCACCTCTTTTAGGCGCCTGCCGCCACTCTGTAGCAGTCCTATGCTTgtcttttgttgttatttttatctCTATTAAGCGCCCACTCTTGAACAGAAACTAAGGGTGCGtgtttttgggaaaatccgaaaagaTTAGGCGttttttttggcgaaatccaaaaacggatcatgaatccaaagtatcctcactcgaggaggatacttcggattaaatctacatccggatttttgagattcatcacttcgtcgttgttttttttttttgttgttgttgttgttttcctgtgtggggggggggggggaatttgaaaatgtatttttgacaagccgttttccatgcaaaaatgatacacaacagctaccgtacgtgacagtttagcccaaatgtttttaCGGTACGATCGAAGACATGAATAGGTCGAAAAATAGTAAGGTTTCCTGCAAAATTTCAGACCAGAAATTACTCTAAAAGTTTCTAGacatcattaatattattagcACCCTTCCTACAGTTAAAAAAAACATcgttttcgtcatttctttttatcggtccttagctttttttttatttttattattattttttatttatttatttatttatttatttgttttttttttgtttttttttttgggggggggggtgggggggggttcattttcatttaagaatttctccaaaacaaacttaacctctttttttattctttgtttttaaaatttacacgGTTTCTTTGTTtgcgtttttggattttcccaaaaaaactgCTCCATAAGAAATGTATCATTTATGCGGTATTTTATTGCGTTTAAAATGCGATCCACCATTGATAGAAAGAAATAACAAGTAAAAAGCTACTGTAAGCTGACAATCGGCGGTTTCGTATCGATAACGCTTACCAGATGACCAAAAGTAACGATTGACTTACAAACAAAAGTTTCAATTATTGTCTGTTGTGCTTCTTTAATTAGCAACATTTCCGTTATAACTGCGCATTGAACGCAACAACTATTAAAcgtctgggcccggttgttcgaaagccgattaacgctaatcccagattaaaaattaacaaagtagtttatttctctactcccaaatgctgttcaacgctgatatttagCACAACTTTAcaatagaagaagtcaatcttgaaaaacaaaaataagcaaaagaaactttcaccaaaaagttgaaaaaatgaaacaaaagtttacgctaatcctggattaagttaatcggctttcgaacaactgggcccggAACGAGATATTTTGGATTAAACTGTAAAGCAAGGTTTTCACTatcgacgcaagcacaagcgcaggcataagagcgcttatttgaCAGTAAAAGCGGGGTTGACGCAAGAATAAACACAAACGCAAGGATAAAAATAGAATCATTTTTCCCTGTTTTtacgcttatgcttgcgttcgctcgGGTTGTGTGAAAGCGAAACACAGCATatgcacaaggaaatttgctacgtctggccaattaaagcagtCGTTCCAAATTTCCCGCGTCTGAGAATTGAACCAAAATGGTGGATGCCGTGGATTTTTTATGCTTATGtggacgttcgttttcactaacataagctacttatgcttggGTTTGTGCTTGCGtggctagtgaaaaccaggttaAAGTCATGGAAATACAGTACTGTATAACCTAGAAGAGTAGGGGACTATTTGTTACACAGTACTTTTACACATGTTACGAATGTTATGCAGTTAAGTTAAAAGTTGGCAACTTTGTTTTAGAGTTGTTGATTGTCCTATTGTTGCCTTTgatgaagggtttttttttttttttttttttttttttgtgtatgATACACCATTAAACTTGGCATGAGCCACGCCAAgtgagtatttttttttcctgtatcAAGTGGGCAGTTCCTTAAGTCTCGAGGGTGGCCTTTATATACAGGTTCCACTGTACTTCACGATTATTCTATCCTGTTCACGTCCAATAATACGGATGAACTgacctgtaactggatgggtacacAGGACGAAATGCCAATGAAAGTGACCAAAGCTAACAAGCTTTATTTCCTCTCTTTGTAATTTTGCACACCATTTTGACTTTTGGTTAAAGAATGATGCCTTCTTATTCTTCGTGTGACACAAACAGCAAAAGTATGGCATGCAAGAGTCAGTTCTGAAAGCACTCAGTGAAAAACCATTTTGAGTGTCCTTGAAAAgtttaatgttgtttttctttctacAGATGATAGCAGTACACCTGAGTCTTGCAGTGGAGAACAGGTACAGATGCTTTCCTTCTTTAAAGTCTATTAAAAATGgttaaatactgtttattttctgaagcTCTTTGTAAGGTATGACCCAAAATTTACTTAGCTTGTGATTTTGCATGTGTGAAGCAGAGAGAAAGCttcctctatatatatataatagagagagagagagttttttccttcaaattcaaGGTTGTGTGAAAAAATGGGCCAGAAATCTTATTACAAAAACATCTGGACACTACGGTGAATGACCTAACTTGCAGAATTATCCCTTTTATCATGGGATTTGAGGTGGAAGGGTTACAGCATACTAATGTCGCTACtgctttgtttttccaaataaaaattgtaaTGGAAAAAGATGAGCCAATACAAATACtgacattaaattttttttcagtgtgtgGGGCAGTGGAGTCTGATGATAGTTAGTGTGATGCTGTTGAGGAGGAGGATGGAACAGATTACATTGATTCAGACTCTAGTGACATCAGGGAGAGAAGATGTAGAACTACCACAGCCCATTCCATCCATCGCCAGACAGCAGCATATCCAAGTCATTCTCACTTGGCTAGTGTACTTTGTGCTGGTTTGGCAGTACAAAAACTATGTGAGTGATAATGCAATCGAAGAAATCTTGAAGttttttcagaagttattgCTCTGCATTGGAGACGTGCTTAAAGATCACACAGATTTATGTTTAGTTCTTGCCTCAAATCTTCCCACAACGCTGTACTCTGCAAGAAAGTTCCTTAACATTGACCGAGATATGCAATATGTTGTGTGCCCAAATTGCACAAAACTGTATCATCTGGATGACATTGTCATTCACAATGGCCGTCAGAGTATTGCAAAGACTTGTGACAATGTTTGGTTTCCAAAATCAAGGCGACCAAGGGCTTGTGGTGCCCAGCTTGCAAAGAAGACTCAACTGAGAGATGGCAGCATCAAGTTTTATGCTATAAAAACGTATTGTTATAAGAGCATCATTGAGTCTCTGGAAACATTACTGAAACGTCCTGGTCTGGAAGAGGAGTGTGAGAAGTGGAGGACAAGAGCAGTGAACAATGACATGTTTGCTGATGTGTATGATGGGAGAGTATGGAAACAATTTGGTAATTGGAAAGGTAATAAACCTTTCCTAAATCTTCCTCGATCGTTTGGCCTTATGATGAATGTTGACTGGTTCAAACCGTTTAAACATCGCAATGACTTTTCTGTTGGAGTGATTTATATGGTTTTAATGAATTTGCCAAGAAGCATTAGATTTCGAAAGGAAAATGTCATCCTAGTTGGAGTGATACCTGCTCTCGCACATGAACCCAAAtctttaaattattttcttgagcCTGCAGTTGATGAAATGAATGCCTTATGGAAGGGAGAGAAAGTAAACAGCTACAACAGTCCATCTGCTGCTGTGGAAATTCAGGCTGCTGTGTTATGCTTTGCATCAGACATCCCTGCAGCACGAAACCTCTGTGGATTCCTTGGGCACAGTGCAAAGAGAGGCTGTTCTCACTGTTACAAGGCCTTCCCTGGTGGTTTTGGAGAGCAGAGGGACTACAGTGGCTTTAATGATCGAGATCAGTGGCAAAAGAGAACATCAGAACAACACCGAAGAGATGCCTATAGAGTAAAGAACTGCAAATCTGAGTCTGCAGCTGAGAAACTAGCAAGTGAACTTGGAACTAGATACACTGTATTATTAGAACTGCCTTATTATGCCAGCATAGAGATGTGTGTTATTGATCCAATGCACAACTTGTTTCTTGGAACAGCCAAAAGGGTATTTTCAAAGTGGATTGAGAACGAAATCATCACAAAGGAAGGGTTGGATACTATTCACACCAGGATTAATGAAATTTCCACATTGTCAGATATTGGAAGATTGCCTGGAAATATCAAGTCTAACTATGGTGGATACACTGCTGCACAATGGAAaaattttgttcttcttttttccatGTACTCTTTAGTGGGTGTGCTTCCACAGCAACATCTTCATTACTGGCAATCATTTGTTCTAGCCTGTCGTCTTCTCTGCAAACCCTGTCTCACAAAAACAGATTTGATGTTATCAGATCACAAACTGTTGGATTTTCTCAAAGAATATCAGAGAATAAATGGAAAACTGGCCATAACCCCGAATATGCATCTTCATCTTCACCTGAAAGAATGTGTTGAAAATTATGGCAGCATTTACGGGTTTTGGCTGTTGAGTTTTGAACGCTACAATGGCATCCTTGGATCATACCAGACCAACAGCAAAACAGTTGAGGTTCAAATAATGCGCAAGTTTATGATGTCAGGAAGTCTGGCACATATGCAGTATAGCTTACCAGTAGAATATAAAGACCTCTTCCTATTCAATTGCATGGCACAGCTTGACTCCAGTTCTACAGATACTGTTACACTACCACAACTGATGATGGCCTCATCTGGTTGTTTACTTGGAAAAGAATCTGTTTGGGCGGATTTAACTTCAGTTTCTCTTGAACGTTCTTACAAACTTGTTCGTCTTGACCAAGATGAAGTTCAGGCACTCCAAACAGTATACCAAACTTTGTATCCTACAGTTACACAGTTATCGCTGTCTTCCCTGTATAAGAAATATGTGGCATTAACAGTTTGTGGTGAGAGATACGGATCCATGACAGGTTCCAGACTCTGTCCATATGCCCGCATACTTCCTTCATGGTGCGGTGAAAATGGAGAAGTTAATCCTGGATTGATGAGGCCAGGCATTGTACGCTACTTCATTGCACACAGTGTTGAAATCGAGGGCAAACAGAAGATTCATGTTTTTGCTGTTGTCAATTGGGTTAAGTTCTCAGATGACAACCTTGGTTTTGGAAATCCTCTCTCAGTTTGGCATGCGAGAGAGTTTGAGCATGGAGGGCCAGCAGCATTTTTGCCTGCCCAAAGAATTCATTCTAAGTATTTGTGTGCTGAAAAGCTTCATTCTGGAAAGAGATACATAATTGTTTCTCCTATTTGCAGGCGAATTTTACTTTAATCTTGAAATAGATAATTCTAATTAATTGCCTGTTCAGAGGATTCATTCCAAGTTCTTATTTGTTGATAAGCTTTATTCTGGAcagaaatatttaatttgttCTCCTATTTGTAGGAGGATATTgctttaaaggggcagtgtcacaaGGATTTTGCTGTTTTGGGTCAATTCTGTGCTAAAATCATTACACTGAGGCTTTACTCGTAAGCAAAATGCTTCTGTAAAGCTACGATGAAGATAtcaaatgaattttatcagggaGAGCTCGCCATAATAAATTTCTTGAGGATTTTTTGAAGACATAGcatcaaaacttgaaaaaattggccaatgttttcaagtttcaatccatttcaatcgtTGCCATCCGTAACGACAGGCGAAAAGACACCATCTAGTTGccaaatagcgtgacactgcccctttaagttaGTTAGGGGGCACCAGCAGCCACCTATTTTGTCAAGCCATAGCTTCTGTTCTCCTCTTCCATTTGCAGTTGATTAAGTtagtatttacatgtacatgtacaagtaagaTAAATTCAGTAAAGGTGCATGTGATTACTTAAAATAGGTTGCTGCTTGTGGAGTTCAATAAATCCtgcctattttattttatttttttttttgtatttgtataGGTGCAGGTGTATAAATGGTTTACATTACTAGTGATGTTTCAACCATTACTAGCTTAAGATGAGTGATTAATTTGgactattttgaaatattttgaaaggttttcttttttgtcaaatGCCCCACAGAAACCAAGGAGGTATCTGTTTTTAGTGTTAGGCTCAGATTTGTGGAACACAATGATGAcattaaatttatttacattgATGACTAGCTTTCATATACACATATTTGGGCTTTTGATTTTACCAacaaacttaaagtgcccctaaccccgaAATATTTTTGtagctaaaatgaatctttgcacctgttggagacgcattgcggccacgttttcctttttctagcAAATCCTGCCAATTTacaggcttcgaaagttgcgaaaatccaagctttttttgttcacgaccgagtcagaaggggagtgggtctattcctgatttgacgtcacatactgatttacattacattaactctttgtaaacatgcatgcaaagtagattgtgccgtcaaatcaggaatagacccactccccttctgactcggtagtgaacaaaagatgcttgcaTGGATTTtggcaactttcgaagcctataaaatggcaggatttgttagaaaaatgaaaatatggcCGCAATgcatttcgaacaggtgcaaagattcattttagggaaagaaatattttggggttatgggcactttaaaattAAAGCTCCTACCAAATTCTTCTAAATAACAGAAAATTCATCACTGTTACTTGAACTGGACTACATGTATGTGTGGCAAAAATGACCATCAGTTGAATGTTTTACTTGACAATAAACATAAACCAGTCATGCTCAAACGATTGGTCGAAAATTGACAGTTTTTGCTAAAGTACCTTTTATGCTTTAagtactacatgtatattgtgACATTTCACTTTTAGCTCATGTGTGTTGCCCGGGTTATTATTGAGGATCATTATAATAAATTTACCGTTAGAACACACTGCAAAACCCATGCCTTGCTTTAGTCTTCCTTGTTTTGTATATTTCCAAACAACTtaagctttaaaaaaataagttttttgttgaagtgatcaaaaaaagaaactgtttaAGGGATTGGAGTTGTCCTCTTTAGTAAAGACTGTGCAATGACCCACGATTCAACCATGGCAAATGATCCAAGTAGCTAAATAATCTGTAGTCCAATTAGCTAAATTAGTCCATCTAGCTTGAATAATGAGTGAACATGGCTAAAATAAACTGGCTTGAATGGTCCAGCCGGCTGAATTGATCCAACTGGCTAGAATGATCTAATTGGCTAGAATAATCCAACTGTCTGATTTGGGCCCACCAGATCAAATGATACAACTGTCTCATTTGGCTCAATTGGATCTAATGACACAACTGTCTCATTTGGCCCAACTGGATCTTGTGACACAACTGTCTCAGTTGGCTCAACTTGATCAAATCATACTGTCTCATTTGCCCTAACTAgctcaaatcacaaaaatgtcGCATTTGGCCTAACCGGCGCGGCTCAATTCACACAACTACCTACTGTCTCATTTTGGCGCAACTGGCTCAAATCACACAACTGTCTCATTTTGCTCAACTGGATTAAATGACAAAATGTGCCATTTGGCCCAACCAGCTCAAATCACGCAACTGTGTCATTTGGCCTAACCGACTCAAACCACATGCACACGTACAGCTGTCCTATTTGGCCCAACCAACTCGGATTACACGAATGTCTCATTTGGTATAACCACCTCAAATTAACACAAATGTCTCATGTGGCCCAGACTCCTCATACCACATTATATTTGTCATTTTGCGAAGTGTGAGGTGAGGTACTTCCTGCGGCTGCAGCTGTAGTTCGTCGCTACTGGTTAAAAGGTTAAgtttaattattgttaaaagaACCATCTCCCGTTTGTGTTTTGCCGGAGATGTAGAAAACAACTGCAAATCCGTTTGCAGAAACATGACGGAAACGAACAACGGCGGAAATCTGCAGGCTTAAAAACCACGGAAACGTGATTTGGTATTTCCTTTCCGGAAACGTGACGGAATCACGTAGACTTGAATTTTCACGTTTCCACAAGACGTAAACATAACGGAAACATGGAGTTGCATGTTTCCGCCACGTTTCAGAAATACGGAAACATGTGATTTCGTCCtgtggtacgagcggttttaaAGTCAAGATGGAAAATGAACGGTTCATGGTTTCaagctcacgttgtcgtcaaagccTAAATGTTTTGAGacttcacgttgttgttttgcggaATGCGGCAaataaaggggaaaaaaaagtcTAATAACATCGTACCTCTTAAAACAGTGATTTTGGCAGCATTGTCCGGGTCAGTGAAACTTTGACCATATTTGTTCCATGCTGTCACCATAATTTCGTAAGTCCTACAGCAGTTCAACTTAAGATGAAATTTTGGTTCTGTCGTGTTAATCAGGAACCACAAACCATGGGTGCTACGGTTTGTAGCCAGTTCACGCAGCCACAAGGTATAGGCAGTTATTATCGCTCCACGGTCAGCAGGCGGAACATCCCAAAAGACATCGAAACGTGTGACATTGATGTAAGTGATCATGAAATTTACTCGTGGTACGCCTGGACAACCTGTATCACCaacagaggaaaaaaaatgtttcttttttttttaccttcggATGCATGAAAACTGTGCCAAAAAACATTCTTTTCGAATTTAAGAATACGACATGTCCTTATGATCATGACGCATTTACGGAAAACTCatatattttttgcaattgttAATTAACCATATTTGATTTTTATTATCCAACTACTCCGCTAATATAAGTGAAACTAATGTTAGTTTCCTCAATTAATCTCCGGTTTTTAAACTATTAtgattttgttcattttcaagaacaaaaataacTAAACTAGCCTAAGCCGTACGCCGCCATTTGCCTGTTACTATTTATGCAATGGAGGACGTTTCCCGTGTTTCCATaccctcatctaaacacgagggggaggtGGGACAATTGGAGACAATTTTGCAAACACGAGACGTAGTTGAGGCTTTGCATAGaggtcgagaattctcccaattcCTTCGAGTGTTTGGATGAGGCTATGCATGGAAGCACGGGAAAAAATTCCTCTCTTGCGTTTATAAAATATGTCTCAAAGacaattcgacaaatgaagtaaaatgctgttttttttgtttttgtttgtttttttacttcttgattcaaacagattttcttgataaacCGTTTATCAGATGCGCTTttggcaggagcccatctggagcgtgcaacttccatacagcgtctgtgaaacggcgttttcacaagtaggtttatttatagactagcccttcccgcgaattaggccaaaaaacaaagtcagttccggttcggtgaccctatgacgtcagcttatttcttttgtaattggtcatcggactcctgtgggagtctcattcgcgggaaattcaatctaaataTAAATCGTcagtgaaaacgccgttacacgaacacagtagagttgtaggctccgggtcatgggttcctgctatTGGCCAATTAGAGTGAGCGCACTATCCTAATTATCCTTAAATTTGGAAGgcaaaacaaaaccaatcaaTGTAAAACAAACCCCACGTTAAAAATATGGCCATTTCATCGCCAGAAATCGAGGACATTTTGCTCTCGCATTCATTGGTCAGCGGGTCATCTTATATTGCAGTGGgataaaaacaaaatggcggtcaggACTTcgaagagatcaagggagggaTAATTTCCATACAAAATACTTAACGAAATAAATTACTTATaaagctgttttcttttaatttggaaGCCAAACAATGCCAATCAATTTTTCTATTGCTATGTCTATCTAGAATTTAGCGTATACTccacgttaaaaaaaaaaggcaaacgtTTGCGTACAAGCGTTTACTGCGATGTACTTGGAGTGTGCAGAATCAGTTACATGATGAGCAAACACTGAAATCTCTCGCcattgaccttgttatgacgTAAACCTCTCTGCTTTTCATGTAAATCATTCTCTTTTAATGTTTACAAAAGAACTGTAAGGACGTTTGAATTAAACGAGGTCAACTATTCACTTTCCCCCACATGGCCTGGTCACTAAGAAACTGTAATATGGCCTATTGGTTTATATCCCCTGGTTATAACAGTTATCACTCACCTTCTTTCAGCATATGCACCTGTTCTTCCTCCGATGAATTGCTTTGACCAGCTACATTCATTGCATGCAGCCATAAACGATATCTGGTTTCCTCGGTGAGATTTTTAACGATGACATAATTACTCTTTTCCTTAAAAGGGATTACCCTTATTTCTGTTGACTCTGTTGATTCCTGGTTCATCATCCTTAACACGTAACCTGTGATGGGCGTGACTTGGTAAACAGAGGCTACTTCCCACGTGATTTTCAATGTCTTGTAACACAATTTCACACTTTTTATCACTGGAGGTTTTGGTGGGTCtgtgttaaaaaaatattatgaaCTATtagtattatcattatcacAATTCTGGTGTATCTCAAGTCGGTGACAACGCGTGTCACGAATTTCGAGCTGGACAGTTAAAATCCTTCTTTATCACAAACCCTATACTCACTGCCaagggaaaaattaaaaataataataataaataaatcaataaagtGAAAAGGGCCCCAGGTCTATAGCACAAGTCCGcaggaagaaattaaaaaacaagGCCAACTTGAAAATTACGTATCAACGTAAAACTGTCCAAATTTTCGCCATGGTAACTGGATGTAACTATCGAAATAAATTTGAATACGTTAAAATGCGCGGGACAAGACACGACAATTATCATTGTTCGTCTCATTATATTAATTTATGAGTATTGTGAACTATAAACTAGAGATATCATAATGAATAGTATTACAATAAATGTGGCGGAAAGAGATTCCTGGTACCTAACAAGCTGCATCCATGGACGTAGAAAACCGTTGTGATGATGataaaatatgtcaatcaaATACTCACGTATTGGTTTGACAATAAAGAACCTGCTTTCATCACCGACATCATTATGAGCTGTACACGTGTAGTTCGTCAAATCCAAAGAAGACGTGATCGTCAAAACACTGGTATTGCCACCTCTTCTTACATCAAGTGGTCTTTTGCTTCCCCAATTGCCTGAAGTCCAGGAAAATTGAGCCGGTGGATTTCCCACTGCGGAGCAGTTAAGCTTGGTCTTGTGGCCTTCCCACCATAAAACAGTCTTTGTACCCGAAGGGTAAAATATCTTTGGGGCATCTGAAGCACGACAAATTAAGAAAGTCAGCCGATGACTTGTCATCATGGACTAAAAGTATGTATTTTATTATACGGgaaaatcccgttgaagcctcATGAATTTTCGCAGgcttttaaaatgagaattgaGGTAGGTGCGAGGGGGGTTTCTTCCATCTAATTGGGTCTACTTTGTACATAAATTTTTTATATAGAGCTGGTGACCTGAAGACATGTTGGATTCggctattttatttttatttttttttttttccgcaggCCGTAAAAGGCGTTATCCACGTAAGTTAATACACGAATTGAGTGAtgatatttaaaatattgcagGAACTTTATCCGTTATCTTGGATtcttaggtttttttttctataccTGTGAAAAATAACCTAAAAAATATTGGCTGCACAATAGCTACTtaatgataatgacaacgacaatgacaatgataatgacagtgacaatgacattgtcattgtcattgttattgtCATGACAGGGACACCGACAatgacattgacattgaaa is a window of Montipora capricornis isolate CH-2021 chromosome 13, ASM3666992v2, whole genome shotgun sequence DNA encoding:
- the LOC138028449 gene encoding uncharacterized protein yields the protein MIVSVMLLRRRMEQITLIQTLVTSGREDVELPQPIPSIARQQHIQVILTWLVYFVLVWQYKNYVSDNAIEEILKFFQKLLLCIGDVLKDHTDLCLVLASNLPTTLYSARKFLNIDRDMQYVVCPNCTKLYHLDDIVIHNGRQSIAKTCDNVWFPKSRRPRACGAQLAKKTQLRDGSIKFYAIKTYCYKSIIESLETLLKRPGLEEECEKWRTRAVNNDMFADVYDGRVWKQFGNWKGNKPFLNLPRSFGLMMNVDWFKPFKHRNDFSVGVIYMVLMNLPRSIRFRKENVILVGVIPALAHEPKSLNYFLEPAVDEMNALWKGEKVNSYNSPSAAVEIQAAVLCFASDIPAARNLCGFLGHSAKRGCSHCYKAFPGGFGEQRDYSGFNDRDQWQKRTSEQHRRDAYRVKNCKSESAAEKLASELGTRYTVLLELPYYASIEMCVIDPMHNLFLGTAKRVFSKWIENEIITKEGLDTIHTRINEISTLSDIGRLPGNIKSNYGGYTAAQWKNFVLLFSMYSLVGVLPQQHLHYWQSFVLACRLLCKPCLTKTDLMLSDHKLLDFLKEYQRINGKLAITPNMHLHLHLKECVENYGSIYGFWLLSFERYNGILGSYQTNSKTVEVQIMRKFMMSGSLAHMQYSLPVEYKDLFLFNCMAQLDSSSTDTVTLPQLMMASSGCLLGKESVWADLTSVSLERSYKLVRLDQDEVQALQTVYQTLYPTVTQLSLSSLYKKYVALTVCGERYGSMTGSRLCPYARILPSWCGENGEVNPGLMRPGIVRYFIAHSVEIEGKQKIHVFAVVNWVKFSDDNLGFGNPLSVWHAREFEHGGPAAFLPAQRIHSKYLCAEKLHSGKRYIIVSPICRRILL